The Aeromicrobium sp. Sec7.5 genome window below encodes:
- a CDS encoding IS3 family transposase (programmed frameshift) — MPAPYPKEFRDDVVAVARQGQAPLSQIAKDFGISEGTLSNWLKKADIEDGHRPGLTEADRAELREAKKRIRLLEQENEVLRRAAAYLSQANLPKIAFPLVREMAAAGAPVRVPVAVASRVLGLSTQGYYKWLKDPVSQRDFDDAHLIDVLYDLHEDDATLGYRFLTDELADEHGITVGENRVHRLCQVAGITASHHKKRSKAGSTGPPPHDDLLAVVDEHGVVRHEFVADAPNKVWLWDISEHPTREGKLYICAIKDVFSNRIVGYSIDTRMKASLAQSAMRNAIALRAPEATVCHSDRGGQFRAKRTQALLANHGLVGSMGRSYGAGDNASMESFFALLQKNVLNTRRWDTRDELRLAMVRWIETKYNRRRRQRALGKLTPTEFEMIYTTATAA, encoded by the exons ATGCCAGCGCCCTATCCCAAGGAGTTCCGCGACGATGTCGTGGCTGTGGCCCGTCAGGGCCAGGCTCCGTTGTCGCAGATCGCCAAGGACTTCGGGATCTCTGAAGGGACCCTGTCGAACTGGTTGAAGAAGGCCGACATCGAGGACGGTCACCGGCCCGGGCTGACCGAGGCCGACCGTGCCGAGCTGCGTGAGGCCAAGAAGCGGATCCGGCTGCTCGAGCAGGAAAACGAGGTCCTGCGGCGGGCTGCGGCGTATCTGTCGCAGGCTAATCTGCCG AAAATAGCCTTCCCGCTCGTCCGCGAGATGGCCGCGGCCGGCGCCCCTGTTCGGGTGCCGGTCGCGGTGGCGAGCAGGGTCCTGGGGCTCTCGACCCAGGGGTACTACAAGTGGCTCAAGGACCCCGTCAGCCAGCGTGACTTCGACGACGCGCACCTCATCGACGTGCTCTACGACCTCCACGAGGACGACGCCACGTTGGGCTACCGGTTCCTGACCGACGAGCTCGCCGATGAGCACGGCATCACTGTCGGTGAGAACCGCGTCCACCGGCTCTGTCAGGTCGCTGGCATCACCGCCTCGCACCACAAGAAGCGGTCCAAGGCCGGCAGCACCGGGCCGCCGCCGCACGACGACCTTCTGGCCGTGGTCGACGAGCACGGTGTCGTCCGGCACGAGTTCGTCGCCGACGCCCCGAACAAGGTCTGGCTCTGGGACATCTCCGAACACCCCACCCGCGAAGGCAAGCTCTACATCTGCGCAATCAAGGACGTCTTCTCCAACAGGATCGTCGGCTACTCCATCGACACCCGGATGAAGGCATCGTTGGCGCAGTCGGCGATGCGCAACGCGATCGCGCTGCGCGCACCAGAGGCCACGGTGTGTCATTCGGACAGGGGCGGTCAATTCAGGGCCAAACGCACCCAGGCCCTCTTGGCCAACCATGGGCTGGTCGGCTCGATGGGCCGCTCCTACGGCGCCGGGGACAACGCGAGCATGGAGAGCTTCTTCGCCCTCCTGCAGAAGAACGTCCTCAACACCCGCCGCTGGGACACCCGCGACGAACTCCGCCTTGCGATGGTCCGCTGGATCGAGACCAAGTACAACCGACGACGCCGACAACGCGCCCTCGGCAAGCTCACCCCGACCGAGTTTGAGATGATCTACACGACCGCAACCGCGGCCTAA
- a CDS encoding LysM peptidoglycan-binding domain-containing protein, with protein MKWIKALGALLLLGAIVIGTPLLLIAFVGSPIPDDLSLGMQLTDTVLIQLLSLIVWAFWLQTCWCIALEVVATAKSHQLNRTPGAFGVQTLFARTMIGLVVAAFVSVPLLPSPVQANTAPAPSPSPSQSVEQTPETVTPAAEATPETAAETPAVDPVPATAEIVVERGDTLWALAQNHLGDPERWTEIAQLNDGQTMIDGSTFASASLLRPGWVLQSPATAAPQTPATAPAAVDYTVQAGDTLSQIAADELGDAGRYPEIFEASKHLEQPVALTDPNLIYPGQGDCPEFG; from the coding sequence ATGAAGTGGATCAAGGCTCTCGGCGCACTGCTGCTGCTCGGCGCCATCGTCATCGGCACACCGCTGCTCTTGATCGCGTTCGTGGGATCACCGATCCCCGACGACCTCAGCCTCGGGATGCAGCTGACCGACACCGTGCTGATCCAGTTGCTCTCCCTGATCGTGTGGGCGTTCTGGCTGCAGACCTGCTGGTGCATCGCGCTCGAGGTCGTGGCCACCGCGAAGTCCCACCAACTGAACCGCACACCCGGTGCGTTCGGCGTCCAGACGCTCTTCGCCCGCACCATGATCGGCCTGGTCGTCGCCGCGTTCGTCAGCGTGCCACTTCTGCCGTCGCCAGTGCAGGCCAACACCGCACCTGCGCCGTCGCCGTCACCTTCGCAGAGTGTCGAGCAGACCCCCGAGACCGTCACGCCGGCAGCCGAAGCAACACCCGAAACGGCGGCCGAGACACCCGCCGTCGACCCGGTGCCGGCGACGGCCGAGATCGTCGTCGAACGCGGCGATACGCTCTGGGCCCTGGCCCAGAACCACCTGGGTGATCCCGAGCGGTGGACTGAGATCGCCCAGCTCAACGACGGCCAGACCATGATCGACGGCTCCACGTTCGCCTCCGCCAGCCTCCTGCGCCCCGGATGGGTCCTTCAGTCGCCCGCAACCGCCGCACCACAGACACCCGCGACGGCACCGGCAGCGGTCGACTACACCGTGCAGGCCGGCGACACCCTGTCGCAGATCGCCGCCGACGAGCTCGGTGACGCAGGCCGGTACCCGGAGATCTTCGAGGCGTCCAAGCACCTCGAGCAGCCTGTCGCGCTGACCGACCCGAACCTGATCTACCCCGGGCAAGGGGACTGCCCCGAGTTTGGTTGA
- a CDS encoding TadE/TadG family type IV pilus assembly protein codes for MRSQDERGSTTIFILVMALALFGSAALVIDGGYALSERRELTNQAEQAARVGADALNQNSLRDGGRVSVDPARARAAADAYLRAVDAPPSTITITGSRVTVTLSTTYDTVLLSVIGMNEMSVSGSGSAESIDADGL; via the coding sequence ATGAGGTCCCAGGACGAACGCGGGTCAACCACCATCTTCATCCTCGTGATGGCACTGGCGCTGTTCGGAAGCGCAGCACTGGTCATCGACGGCGGCTACGCACTATCCGAGCGACGCGAACTCACCAATCAGGCCGAACAGGCCGCGCGCGTCGGCGCCGATGCGCTCAACCAAAACTCCCTGCGCGATGGTGGCCGAGTCTCCGTTGACCCCGCTCGGGCCCGAGCCGCCGCCGACGCATACCTGCGGGCGGTCGACGCCCCGCCGTCGACCATCACGATCACCGGCAGTCGAGTGACGGTGACTCTCTCGACCACCTACGACACGGTCCTCTTGTCGGTCATCGGCATGAACGAGATGTCTGTTTCGGGAAGCGGCTCGGCCGAGTCGATCGACGCTGACGGGCTCTAG
- a CDS encoding TadE family protein — protein sequence MTTFLVVALLFVAGLSRYARASQQVEDLAGEAARAASLERNTSLATARGEETIRASLQSRGLSCAQLTVDIDVSNYQPGGVVRADVTCIADLSDVALSGLPGTAAFTGSASVPIEEYRSK from the coding sequence ATGACCACGTTCCTCGTCGTGGCCTTGTTGTTCGTGGCTGGGCTTTCCCGCTACGCACGCGCGAGCCAGCAGGTTGAGGATCTCGCGGGCGAGGCCGCCCGGGCGGCCTCGCTGGAACGAAACACTTCCTTGGCCACCGCACGCGGGGAGGAAACGATCAGGGCTTCCTTGCAGAGCCGCGGTCTCTCCTGCGCTCAGTTGACCGTCGACATCGACGTTTCGAACTACCAGCCCGGTGGGGTAGTCAGAGCCGACGTGACCTGCATCGCCGACCTGAGCGACGTCGCACTCAGCGGCCTTCCAGGAACGGCCGCATTCACCGGCTCCGCGTCGGTGCCGATCGAGGAGTACCGGTCAAAATGA
- a CDS encoding TadE/TadG family type IV pilus assembly protein, giving the protein MSVKRRDERGEIATTLLVAPTLFLLIMTVFQFALIAHARNVAEAAAQEAVASASTFDGTAADGQASATAALDTLGPRMLTNRTVDVDRSATTVTVSVTGTPLSFIPFLKPTIVETSTGPIERYVAPESDVP; this is encoded by the coding sequence GTGAGCGTGAAGCGACGAGATGAGCGTGGCGAGATCGCGACGACTCTTCTCGTCGCGCCGACACTGTTCCTCCTGATCATGACGGTGTTCCAGTTCGCTCTCATCGCCCACGCACGCAACGTTGCTGAAGCCGCCGCCCAGGAGGCGGTTGCTTCGGCCTCCACGTTCGACGGAACTGCAGCCGATGGCCAGGCAAGCGCCACGGCCGCTCTCGACACTCTGGGTCCAAGAATGCTCACCAATCGGACCGTCGACGTCGACCGCTCGGCGACGACCGTCACGGTTAGCGTGACGGGTACCCCCTTGTCGTTCATCCCTTTCCTCAAGCCGACGATTGTCGAGACGTCCACGGGACCGATCGAGCGGTACGTGGCGCCGGAGAGCGACGTCCCATGA
- a CDS encoding type II secretion system F family protein has product MITAALAIGATAGVGLLALVWAIVPPRRDLAAAVMAIDSQRPRSVVTVEDTREPIGDRLGRWLAVQLERQGFAAPKLRANLSLLGRPLEAHLVKMVLMAGVGLSVPVLMSAVLIAGGVNTGTAVPLVVGLALAVAFALVPNSTVAAAAAKRRDELRRALSCYLDLVSMALAGGRGVPEALPAASALGRGWAFEVIADALSLARYTGITPWEALRDLGERVTVGELRDLGSALSLVADDGAKVRESLRVRAATARARQLVESEGRAERSSDSIKYAHLFLGFSFMLFLGYPAVAAVMAI; this is encoded by the coding sequence ATGATCACCGCGGCGCTCGCGATCGGCGCTACCGCGGGAGTAGGTCTGCTGGCGCTCGTGTGGGCCATCGTTCCACCGCGGCGCGACCTTGCGGCGGCGGTCATGGCGATTGACTCTCAACGCCCACGGTCCGTCGTCACCGTCGAGGACACCAGGGAGCCGATCGGGGACCGGCTGGGACGGTGGTTGGCCGTGCAGTTGGAGCGCCAGGGCTTCGCAGCACCGAAGCTCCGCGCCAATCTGTCCCTGCTGGGCCGTCCGCTGGAGGCTCACCTGGTCAAGATGGTGCTGATGGCAGGAGTGGGCCTGAGCGTGCCGGTGCTAATGAGCGCCGTCCTGATTGCTGGCGGCGTCAACACCGGAACCGCCGTTCCCCTGGTTGTAGGCCTGGCGCTGGCCGTGGCTTTCGCGCTGGTCCCCAACTCCACGGTCGCGGCTGCCGCTGCCAAGAGGCGAGACGAACTGCGTCGAGCGCTCTCGTGCTATCTCGACTTGGTCTCCATGGCCTTGGCCGGCGGCCGAGGTGTCCCGGAGGCCCTGCCAGCTGCGTCCGCGTTGGGACGAGGGTGGGCGTTCGAAGTGATCGCAGACGCCTTGAGCTTGGCGAGGTACACCGGGATCACGCCCTGGGAGGCACTCCGCGATCTCGGCGAACGAGTCACTGTCGGAGAGCTCCGCGACCTCGGATCGGCATTGAGCCTGGTAGCCGATGACGGCGCCAAGGTCAGAGAGTCCCTACGAGTTCGAGCCGCGACCGCTCGAGCTCGGCAACTAGTGGAGTCCGAAGGCAGGGCCGAGCGATCGTCGGACTCGATCAAGTACGCGCACCTGTTTCTGGGATTCAGCTTCATGCTGTTTCTCGGTTATCCCGCCGTCGCAGCTGTGATGGCGATCTGA
- a CDS encoding type II secretion system F family protein yields MSILGLLIGACLAGGVILAVAAWLGWSPPPLPTRSTTRLTAARDRLWKSTLAIVVVAVVTRWPVAAVAAGTVTWMWPALFGGTAEGRAHLARLESVATWTESLRDTMAAAIGLEQAIIASAEAAPPAIAPELNKLVGRLRAHVPLPQALAAFGEDLDDPSVDLVVAALIMNARLRGSGLTGTLTALAETARSELEMRTRVEESRNSLRRDARIIVGVAVGFAGGVMLLSRTYLEPYGTAMGQLMLMLILGCFIAGFAWIRSASRIELPERFLVRPQDLVLEQSVGGR; encoded by the coding sequence GTGAGCATCCTCGGACTCCTCATCGGGGCGTGCCTGGCTGGCGGGGTGATCCTCGCCGTTGCCGCCTGGCTCGGCTGGTCCCCGCCGCCGTTACCCACGCGAAGTACGACGCGGCTTACCGCAGCGCGAGATCGGCTCTGGAAGTCGACGCTCGCGATCGTCGTGGTCGCCGTGGTGACGCGGTGGCCGGTCGCCGCTGTGGCGGCCGGAACGGTGACCTGGATGTGGCCAGCCCTGTTCGGGGGCACGGCCGAAGGGCGCGCCCATCTGGCGCGCCTGGAATCGGTGGCCACGTGGACCGAGTCTCTACGCGACACGATGGCGGCCGCGATTGGGCTGGAGCAGGCCATCATCGCGTCGGCGGAGGCAGCACCACCGGCGATCGCTCCCGAGCTGAACAAGCTGGTTGGACGTCTGCGTGCCCACGTCCCGCTGCCGCAGGCTCTGGCGGCGTTCGGCGAGGACCTGGACGACCCCTCGGTCGACCTGGTCGTGGCGGCGCTGATCATGAATGCCCGGCTTCGCGGGTCGGGTCTGACTGGGACGCTCACCGCGTTGGCCGAGACCGCACGATCTGAGCTGGAAATGCGGACTCGCGTCGAGGAGAGCCGCAACAGTCTGCGTCGTGACGCCCGGATCATCGTGGGCGTCGCAGTGGGGTTCGCCGGTGGCGTGATGCTGCTCAGCCGCACATACCTCGAGCCCTATGGCACCGCAATGGGACAACTCATGTTGATGTTAATCCTGGGCTGCTTCATCGCTGGCTTCGCGTGGATTCGTAGCGCCTCACGGATCGAGTTGCCCGAACGGTTCCTGGTTCGGCCTCAAGACCTCGTCCTCGAGCAGAGCGTAGGTGGCCGATGA
- a CDS encoding CpaF family protein → MSLDNELVARLQQQVGDRLQTQRAQRRSAGQPVLSPASEQQLARQMIAEVLRGHAESRMAEGVPPLPPEADDEISEAIYARMFGAGRLQRLLDDDSIENIDINGADEVWISRAGADYPELGEPVAANDAELIEMIQTLASFSGLSSRPFDAANPELDLQLPDGSRLSAVQAVAARPAVSIRRHRFQKVDLDDLVGLGTLTHETADFLRAIVAARFSVVIAGGTNAGKTTLLRAMAAEIPPQERIITIEKALELGLRDDRERHPNCLALESRPANTEGAGGITMAQLVKRTLRQNPSRVIVGEVLGDEIVPMLNAMSQGNDGSLSTIHADSARESFNRISSYAQQAEGLPRQVVHEMIAGAVEFVVFVGRDVHGGVRRVRTILEVNGYDEHIGVSASEVFTSDDAGNAVRNYQVPVQRAERLRATGWNDGGGSW, encoded by the coding sequence ATGAGTCTGGACAACGAGCTCGTCGCTCGTCTGCAGCAGCAGGTCGGAGACCGGTTGCAGACTCAGCGGGCGCAACGTCGCTCGGCTGGCCAGCCGGTGCTCTCGCCGGCCAGCGAGCAGCAGCTCGCACGGCAGATGATCGCCGAGGTCCTGCGCGGTCATGCGGAGAGCAGGATGGCCGAAGGAGTCCCGCCGCTGCCGCCCGAGGCCGATGACGAGATCTCCGAGGCCATTTACGCGCGCATGTTCGGCGCGGGCCGGTTGCAGCGCCTCCTCGACGACGACTCGATCGAGAACATCGACATCAACGGCGCCGATGAGGTCTGGATCAGCCGCGCAGGAGCGGACTACCCCGAACTCGGAGAACCGGTCGCCGCCAACGACGCGGAGCTGATCGAGATGATCCAGACCCTCGCGTCCTTCAGTGGCCTGTCCTCGCGACCCTTCGACGCGGCGAACCCCGAGCTGGACCTGCAGCTGCCCGACGGCAGCCGCCTGTCGGCGGTTCAGGCCGTCGCGGCTCGCCCTGCGGTCTCCATCCGGCGCCACCGGTTCCAGAAGGTCGACCTGGACGATCTTGTCGGCCTGGGGACGTTGACGCACGAGACAGCCGACTTCCTGCGCGCGATCGTCGCTGCGAGGTTCTCCGTGGTGATCGCTGGCGGAACCAACGCCGGCAAGACGACCCTCCTTCGCGCGATGGCCGCGGAGATCCCCCCACAGGAACGCATCATCACCATTGAGAAGGCGCTCGAGCTCGGCCTGCGCGATGACCGCGAACGCCACCCGAACTGCCTGGCCCTGGAGTCCCGCCCGGCCAACACTGAGGGCGCTGGCGGGATCACGATGGCGCAGCTGGTCAAGCGCACCCTGCGCCAGAACCCGTCACGGGTCATCGTCGGTGAGGTCCTCGGCGACGAGATCGTGCCCATGTTGAACGCGATGAGCCAGGGCAACGACGGCTCACTGTCGACCATCCACGCCGACAGCGCCCGCGAGAGCTTCAACCGCATCAGCAGCTACGCCCAGCAGGCCGAGGGCCTTCCCCGTCAGGTCGTCCACGAGATGATCGCTGGCGCGGTGGAGTTCGTGGTGTTCGTCGGCCGCGACGTCCACGGCGGTGTTCGCCGGGTCCGGACGATTCTGGAGGTCAACGGGTACGACGAGCATATCGGCGTCTCCGCCTCCGAGGTCTTCACCTCCGATGACGCCGGCAACGCGGTACGGAACTACCAGGTGCCGGTCCAGCGTGCCGAACGCCTGCGCGCGACCGGCTGGAACGACGGGGGCGGTTCCTGGTGA
- a CDS encoding SAF domain-containing protein has translation MSTRTPAPPPPSAREGALSGRRIDDRRMRTLPRRRGLLAFAGLMIAGSALAGAVLFSQFGDRTDVLAVKEDVAKGQVITEKDLERQSVAGVDGAVPVSAIDTVIGKTAQVDMVSGQIVTDSMVTSDPVPGDGSATVGLSLDAARAPSAGLSAGDLVSVVAVPSGTVDLSPSTALDAPQILAREAEVLEVQGSATEGATVLVTVVVDEDDATTIAAYSAAGLVAVVETAAAGN, from the coding sequence ATGAGCACCCGCACCCCCGCGCCGCCGCCGCCGAGCGCCCGGGAGGGCGCGCTGTCCGGTCGGCGCATCGACGACCGGCGCATGAGGACGCTGCCTCGCCGGCGTGGGCTTCTCGCCTTCGCCGGCCTGATGATCGCCGGATCCGCCCTGGCCGGTGCCGTGCTGTTCTCACAGTTCGGGGACCGCACCGACGTTCTCGCCGTCAAGGAGGACGTCGCCAAGGGCCAGGTCATCACGGAGAAGGACCTCGAGCGCCAGTCCGTCGCGGGCGTCGACGGCGCAGTCCCGGTCTCAGCGATCGACACGGTTATCGGGAAGACGGCGCAGGTGGACATGGTCTCCGGGCAGATCGTCACCGACTCGATGGTCACCAGCGACCCGGTCCCCGGTGACGGGAGTGCGACCGTCGGGTTGAGCCTGGACGCAGCGCGCGCACCCTCGGCCGGCCTCAGTGCTGGCGACCTGGTCAGCGTGGTCGCAGTTCCGAGCGGCACGGTCGACCTGAGCCCGAGCACCGCATTGGACGCCCCCCAGATCCTCGCCCGTGAGGCCGAGGTCCTGGAGGTCCAGGGCTCGGCCACCGAAGGCGCCACGGTCCTGGTCACGGTCGTCGTCGACGAGGATGACGCCACCACGATCGCCGCGTACTCCGCGGCGGGTCTCGTGGCCGTGGTCGAGACCGCAGCAGCGGGGAACTGA
- a CDS encoding transposase, producing MGRQAYSAEVRRKVLDLLAAGRSVASVAHDLDISDQTIYN from the coding sequence ATGGGACGACAGGCTTATTCGGCGGAGGTCAGACGCAAGGTCCTTGACCTGCTCGCTGCCGGGCGGAGCGTCGCGAGTGTCGCGCACGACCTCGACATCAGTGACCAGACGATCTACAACTGA
- a CDS encoding peptidoglycan DD-metalloendopeptidase family protein has product MRSTPRSALLAFTLTFALLAALAGPSLAESQDDLERKKNATNSEINGAQQSYDESSKAAADAAAVLQASQAQLAEAQSALGSVRGQLVAAQALDAQMQVKLAQSEADLAKVESDLAAGEQQVEASTDDVIAFTVETLQDPGAGLRTFNELVNGADPTEFTEQVAINNTIADSQLSKLDTLDATRVMLDLNEQKVQALRDQVQVERDEAAANLANITVLEQQATEQEASVAQLVQANSANKSAADAAVAADAADIAALEAERNRLQAEIQAEIARNTPPPSSGGGGGGGGGGGGKLSYPLDSIRITSPYGYRIHPISGARRLHSGMDFGSGCGTPIKAPADGTVRERYFSSSYGNRVILNNGTINGVNIVTTYNHMTRSVVSPGQRVARGQVIGYVGTTGLSTGCHLHWEVLVNGSFANPASWVG; this is encoded by the coding sequence ATGAGATCCACCCCGCGGTCCGCTCTGCTGGCGTTCACGCTGACCTTCGCGCTCCTCGCAGCGCTCGCAGGTCCGTCGCTGGCCGAGTCCCAGGACGACCTCGAGCGCAAGAAGAATGCGACCAACTCCGAGATCAACGGCGCCCAGCAGTCCTACGACGAGTCCAGCAAGGCCGCCGCTGACGCCGCAGCCGTGCTGCAGGCCTCGCAGGCCCAGCTGGCGGAGGCGCAGTCGGCGCTCGGCTCGGTGCGGGGCCAGCTGGTCGCCGCCCAGGCGCTGGACGCGCAGATGCAGGTCAAGCTTGCCCAGAGCGAGGCCGACCTGGCGAAGGTCGAGTCCGACCTGGCGGCCGGGGAGCAGCAGGTCGAGGCCTCCACGGACGACGTCATCGCCTTCACGGTGGAGACGCTGCAGGACCCCGGCGCGGGCCTGCGCACCTTCAACGAGCTGGTGAACGGGGCCGACCCCACCGAGTTCACCGAGCAGGTCGCGATCAACAACACGATCGCCGACTCCCAGCTCAGCAAGCTCGACACGCTCGACGCGACCCGGGTCATGCTCGACCTCAACGAGCAGAAGGTCCAGGCGCTGCGCGATCAGGTGCAGGTCGAGCGCGACGAGGCCGCCGCCAACCTCGCCAACATCACGGTGCTGGAGCAGCAGGCTACTGAGCAGGAGGCCTCGGTCGCCCAGCTCGTCCAGGCGAACAGTGCCAACAAGTCCGCCGCCGATGCAGCGGTAGCCGCCGACGCCGCCGACATCGCGGCGCTCGAGGCCGAACGCAACCGTCTGCAGGCGGAGATCCAGGCCGAGATCGCCCGGAACACCCCGCCCCCCTCCAGCGGTGGCGGTGGCGGTGGCGGTGGTGGCGGCGGCGGCAAGCTGTCCTACCCGCTCGACTCGATCCGCATCACCTCCCCGTACGGCTACCGGATCCACCCGATCTCAGGCGCCCGTCGCCTGCACAGCGGCATGGACTTCGGCTCCGGCTGCGGTACTCCCATCAAGGCGCCCGCCGACGGCACCGTGCGCGAGCGCTACTTCAGCAGCAGCTACGGCAACCGGGTCATCCTCAACAACGGAACGATCAACGGTGTCAACATCGTGACGACCTACAACCACATGACACGCAGCGTCGTCAGCCCCGGTCAGCGTGTCGCGCGCGGGCAAGTCATCGGTTACGTCGGAACGACTGGCCTGTCGACCGGCTGCCACCTGCACTGGGAAGTGCTCGTCAACGGCAGTTTCGCCAATCCGGCCAGCTGGGTCGGCTGA
- a CDS encoding BlaI/MecI/CopY family transcriptional regulator: MQGLGSLEAAVMRQLWALGEPRSVRSVMEQIARDREIAYTTVMTVMDNLHRKGLLARTRQGRAYVYSPIQSREEYTATLLGEVLAGGGDRRGVLMHFVEGLDADEFASLREVLSAPDRPGEHRG, encoded by the coding sequence ATGCAGGGACTCGGTTCGCTCGAAGCAGCCGTCATGAGGCAGCTATGGGCCCTTGGCGAACCTCGATCCGTCCGTTCGGTCATGGAGCAGATCGCCCGAGACCGCGAAATCGCGTACACGACCGTGATGACCGTGATGGATAACCTCCATCGCAAAGGACTGCTCGCCCGTACCCGTCAAGGCCGGGCGTACGTCTACTCGCCCATCCAGTCGCGCGAGGAGTACACGGCGACGCTTTTGGGTGAAGTCCTCGCGGGTGGCGGCGATCGGCGCGGGGTCCTGATGCACTTCGTCGAAGGACTCGATGCCGACGAGTTCGCCTCGCTACGTGAGGTTCTGAGCGCGCCCGATCGCCCAGGCGAGCACCGCGGATAA
- a CDS encoding cytochrome c oxidase assembly protein, whose protein sequence is MTYADITGLPLADGRLWTNLVSFATDVEVGRYLGASALIAFVVAIGTTIMQSTAGSAILAVLGLAGLWPIALNGHAAGSLNHDIAVTSQAIHLVGISVWVGGLVVLMASAQLLQHDLPVVVSRYSKIAVWCFAAVALSGVASSWLRVGSWSDLASGYGAILTAKVVALILLGCAGMLHRRRSISRLHERDRGAFRRLAVGEIVVMSVAMGLGVALGRIAPPESASNRALTTRESLLGFTLPGPLDWPGWIATWRVDLLWVPVAAIAIGSYLAAVRRLRRRGDSWPIGRTVAWVVGWLLLTWATSGSPGVYGKALFSMHMAQHMTIATAVPTFLVLGAPVTLLLRATRPRKDGSYGLREWTLLVVHSRYTAVIGHPIVAAGLFIVSLAAFYYSGMFELSMRSHTAHIVMVIHFLITGYLFANSVVGVDPGQLRPPYVMRLLLLMLVFAYHALFSVSLMASTTILAGDWFELVRPLWAEPAAADQYLGASMGWALGDYPLGVMAGALIWQWVRADRAEQRRFDRQAVRDGGAEMAAYNAYLQRLAQHHGRERDR, encoded by the coding sequence ATGACCTACGCCGACATCACCGGCCTACCGTTGGCTGATGGCCGACTGTGGACCAACCTGGTGTCCTTCGCCACCGACGTCGAGGTGGGCCGATACCTCGGTGCCAGTGCGCTGATCGCATTCGTCGTGGCCATCGGGACCACCATCATGCAGAGCACCGCCGGTTCCGCCATTCTTGCTGTGCTCGGGCTCGCCGGCCTGTGGCCCATCGCGCTCAACGGCCACGCTGCGGGCTCGCTGAACCATGACATCGCCGTCACCTCCCAAGCCATCCACCTGGTCGGCATCAGCGTGTGGGTCGGCGGTCTCGTCGTCCTGATGGCCAGCGCACAACTTCTGCAGCACGACCTCCCGGTTGTCGTCAGCCGATACTCCAAGATCGCCGTGTGGTGCTTCGCCGCCGTCGCACTTTCGGGTGTGGCCAGTTCTTGGCTTCGCGTGGGGTCCTGGTCTGATCTGGCGTCCGGATACGGCGCGATCCTCACCGCCAAGGTGGTTGCGCTGATTCTGTTGGGGTGTGCAGGGATGTTGCACCGCCGCCGATCCATTTCACGGCTTCACGAGCGCGATCGCGGCGCTTTCCGCCGGCTGGCGGTCGGCGAGATTGTCGTGATGTCGGTGGCCATGGGCCTAGGAGTGGCGCTGGGCCGGATCGCGCCGCCAGAATCTGCCTCGAATCGAGCTCTCACGACCCGCGAGTCCTTGCTGGGCTTCACGCTTCCCGGGCCTCTGGACTGGCCTGGATGGATTGCCACATGGCGAGTCGACCTGCTCTGGGTTCCGGTGGCCGCCATCGCGATCGGCTCGTACCTCGCGGCGGTCAGGAGGCTCCGACGCCGCGGCGACTCGTGGCCGATCGGTCGCACCGTGGCGTGGGTGGTTGGTTGGCTGCTGCTCACTTGGGCCACGAGCGGCTCGCCCGGCGTGTACGGCAAGGCCCTGTTCAGCATGCACATGGCCCAGCACATGACGATCGCCACCGCGGTGCCGACCTTCCTCGTCCTGGGTGCACCCGTCACGCTCCTGCTGCGCGCGACGCGGCCTCGCAAGGACGGTTCCTATGGACTGCGAGAGTGGACGCTCCTCGTCGTCCACTCTCGCTACACCGCGGTCATCGGGCACCCGATCGTCGCGGCGGGACTCTTCATCGTCAGCCTCGCCGCCTTCTACTACAGCGGAATGTTCGAACTGTCGATGCGCTCACACACCGCGCACATCGTCATGGTCATCCACTTCCTGATCACCGGGTACCTCTTCGCCAACAGCGTCGTCGGCGTAGACCCGGGTCAGCTCAGACCCCCTTACGTGATGCGCCTGCTCCTGCTCATGCTGGTCTTCGCCTACCACGCTCTCTTCTCGGTCTCCCTGATGGCCAGCACGACGATCCTCGCCGGAGACTGGTTCGAGCTCGTCCGGCCTCTGTGGGCAGAGCCTGCCGCAGCCGATCAGTACCTCGGCGCCTCGATGGGCTGGGCACTGGGCGACTATCCCTTGGGCGTGATGGCCGGGGCGCTGATCTGGCAGTGGGTCCGTGCCGATCGCGCCGAGCAGCGCCGCTTCGACCGCCAGGCGGTGCGTGACGGTGGCGCTGAGATGGCTGCCTACAACGCCTACCTGCAGAGACTCGCTCAGCACCACGGTAGAGAACGGGATCGATGA